GAACCCGGCGGCGAGCAGGAGCATCGGAGGGAGCACGTCGGTGACGTACGAACCGTCGGCGGGCGCACGGCTCAGCAGCGCCATGCCGACCGCGGTCAGCGCCAGCCCCGCCAGCAGTACCCGGTACGCGCCGAACCGGCCGACGGTGCGCGCGGACAGGCCCAGCATCAGCACCCCGATGGCGACCGGCGCCGGCAGGAAGGCCGTACCGGTGGCCAACTCGCCGTAGCCGAGGACGCGTTGCAGATAGAGCGCGCCGATGAACTGGAAGCCGTACATCGTCGCGATCATCAGGACCTGGACGGCGTTCGCCCCGGTCAGCAGCCGGGAGCCGAACAGCCTCAGGCGCAGCAGCGGCCGCGCGGCCCGCGCCTGGCGCAGGGTGAACGCGACGAACAGGGCGAGCGCGAGCGCGGCCAGGAGCAGTGTGGCGGTCAGGTCGCCGGCGCCGACGATGGCGTACACCGTGAGCATCAGCGCGCCGGTGACCAGGGCGGCGCCCGGATAGTCGGCGCCCCGGTCGAGGCCTTCGCCGCTGTCCGGAGCCAGGATGCGCAGAGCCGCCAGCCAGGCGACGATGCCGATCGGCAGATTGATCAGGAAGATCCAGTGCCAGCTCAGGGCCTGGGTCAGCGCCCCGCCGAGGAACGTGCCGAGCGCCCCGCCCGCCGCGCCGACCGCGCTGAACACCGCGATGGCACGGGCCTGTTCACGCGGCTCCGGGAAGAGGGCGACCAGCATGCCGAGTACGACCGCCGAGGTCATCGCGCCGCCCACGCCTTGCAGGGCGCGCGCCGCGATCAGCATGCCCTGGCTGGTGGCCACCCCACACAGCACCGAGGCCGCGGTGAACACGGCGAGCCCCGCCGTGAACATGCGCTTGCGGCCCACCAGGTCGCCGAGCCGGCCCGCCAGCAACAGCAGCCCACCGAACGGGATCAGATAGGCGTTGACGACCCAGGCGAGCCCCGGCCCCGAGAAACCCAGGTCGTTCTGGACGGCCGGCATCGCGACGGTGACGATGTTGCCGTCCAGGATCGTCATCAGGGCGCCCGCGCACAGCACGACGAGGGACGCCCAACGGGAGTACGTTCGGTGTGCCGGACGCGTTCGCGTCGGTGACTCGGTCAAGGACGTCATGGTGACGTGGCCCCCGCAATCTCCATCGAAACCCATAGGTGCACGACTTGTAACGGGGTACATCGTGGGTGACCATGGAGGTCGGCGTAAGGAGGCAGCCCAATGTCCCAGAGGAACACCGGTGTTACTCCGCAGGTGGTGAACGCGCACGCCTGCCCGGTCCGCGAAGTTCTTGACAGGGTCTCCGGGAAATGGAGCGTGCAGATCCTCGTCGCGGCCGCGCACGGGCCGATCCGCTTCACCGAACTGGAGCGCGGCATCGAGGGCATCAGCCGCCGCATGCTGACCCGGACGCTGCGCGGCCTGGAGCGCGACGGGCTCGTCACCCGCGTCGTGCACCCGACGGTGCCGCCGAAGGTGGAGTACGAACTCACGCCCGTGGCCCGCGAGTTGCACGAGACGCTGCAGCGGCTCACCGACTGGGCCGAGCGCAACCGGGTGTACATCGCCGAGTCACGAGCGGCCTACGACGGCGAGCGCGAGCCGGTGTCGGTGTACCGGGCCCTGTGACCGTGGTGGGCGTCCCTACAGCCCGAACAGGCTCGGATCCGCCGCCAGCTCCTTGAAGCAGTCCCGGGGATCCGCGACCAGCCTGCGCTCCCTGAGGTCCAGCAGGCCGCCGACCGCCGTGATCTCGGCCGCCACCGTGCCGTCCGTCTTGCGGATCGTCTGCTGTATCCGGAAGGTCTTGCCGTCACCCCACTGGAAGCCGCACGTGACCTCGACCTCGTCGCCCGCCAGCAGCTCCCGCTGGAAGCGGAGGGTCGTCTCCAGGGCGACCGGGCCCACGCCCTTGGCGATGAGACCGGCCTGGCTGATCCCCGCGGCCTGCAGTAACGACCAGCGGGCGTGTTCGGCGTAGTTCAGGTACACGCTCTGGTTGAGGTGACCCAGCACATCCGTCTCGTACCCGCGGACGGTCACCGGAACGGAAAACGGTTCGCTCACGGCTTCTCCTCCTCGTCGTTGACGCTCTGACCGACCGATCTTGGCACGCGCGTCACGCCCTGCGCGGGGATGCCAGCAGATAACGGTCCCTCGTCCGCGGTTCCGTGTGCTCGCCCACCTGCCAGCCCGCCTGCTCCAGCGTGGCCGCGCAGGCGCGCAGCGCACCGGGATCCGCCTCGTGCACGGCGACGGCCTCCGGCTGCGGGGTCGCGCGCACCCGGTAGCCCCCGGAGTCCCGGCCCGCCGGACGGTGGCCCGCGGCCTCCAGGGTGAGCGCGGCGGCCTGCACCAGATGCGCGCGCTCCCAGCCGCACGGCCGGTCGGTGGCGCCGTCCGGATTGGTCATCCGCCGCAGCTCCAGCAGCCCCTGCCAGGCGCTGTGCACCTCGCGGACGCGGGAGGGACCGGTGTCCGGCGCCTCCTCCTCGCCGCCGACGCGCGCGGCGAACACGCCGGCCGTCGCGGGAGCCTGCCCGGCGGGCTCGTGGATCTGCTCCACCCCCTGCCGCACCCGGTGCCCCTCCGGCGTCAGGAAGTGGTCGTGCGGCGGCCGTGGGTGCCGGAAGGCGAGCCCACGCTTGACCAGCGCCGTGAGCTGCGCCTCCGTGCCTTTCAGGCGCCCGGTGACGGGATCGGCGGCGTCGATGACACGCCGCTGCGCGGCGGTCGGCGGTCGGGTCACGGCGTGCTCCTCTCCCGTGAGGTCCTGGAGATCAGCCCCTTGGAAGACTACGACGCGCCTGTGACATTCCGGCCCGCGTCCCAGACCGCCGTTACTGCCGGTAGCCGCTCAGGAACCGACCGATCCGCCCGATCGCCGCCTCCAGGTCGTCCGCGTACGGAAGCGTGAGGATGCGGAAGTGGTCCGGGGTGGGCCAGTTGAAGCCCGTGCCCTGGACGACCTGGATCTTCTCCCGCAGCAGCAGGTCCAGGACGAACTTCTCGTCGTCGTGGATCTTGTGCACCTTGGGGTCGAGGCGCGGGAACGCGTACAGCGCGCCTTTCGGCTTCACGCACGACACACCCGGGATCTCGTTGAGCTTCTCCCACGCCACATCGCGCTGTTCGCGCAGGCGCCCGCCCGGCGTGGTCAGCTCCCGGATGGACTGGCGGCCGCCGAGCGCGGCCTGGATGGCGTACTGCGCGGGCGCGTTGGCGCACAGCCGCATGGAGGCCAGCATCGTCAGGCCCTCCAGGTAGTTCTTCGCGTGCTGCCTCGGGCCGGTGATCACCAGCCAGCCCGAGCGGAAGCCGGCCACCCGGTACGTCTTCGACAGGCCGCAGAAGGTCAGCACCACCAGGTCGGGGGCGAGCGCGGCGACCGAGTGGTGCACGGCGTCGTCGTACAGGATCTGGTCGTAGATCTCGTCGGCGAACACCATCAGGCCGTGGCGGCGGGCGAGGTCGAGGATGCCCTCGATGATCTCCTTGGGGTAGACGGCGCCGGTGGGGTTGTTGGGGTTGATGATGACCACGGCCTTGGTGCGGTCCGTGATCTTCGACGCCATGTCGTCCAGGTCCGGGTACCAGTCGGCCTGTTCGTCGCACAGGTAGTGGACCGCCTTGCCGCCCGCGAGGGTGGTGACGGCCGTCCAGAGTGGGAAGTCCGGGGCGGGGATGAGGATTTCGTCGCCGTCCTCGACCAGGGTCTGTACGGCCATCGAGACCAGCTCGGAGACGCCGTTGCCGAGGAAGACGTCGTCGACGCCGACCTCCAGGCCGAGGGTCTGGTAGCGCTGGGCGACCGCCCGGCGGGCGGAGAGGATGCCGCGCGAGTCGGTATAGCCGTGCGCCTGCGGGAGCATCCGGATCATGTCCTGGAGGATCTCCTCCGGTGCCTCGAAGCCGAACAGCGCGGGGTTGCCGGTGTTCAGCCGCAGCACGCTGTGGCCCGCCTCCTCCAGTGCGTTGGCGTGCTCGATCACCGGGCCGCGGATCTCGTAACAGACCTCGCTCAGCTTGCTCGACTGCCGGAACTCCATGCGCTTACGCCCCTCCGGTTGTGGTGTTGCTTGGTTTTACCAAGTAGACCCTTGGAAAGTCCAACAACATGTCTAGACTGCGTCGCATGTCACCTCGCCGAAGCTACGACCAGTACTGTTCCGCCGCCCGAGCGCTCGACGTCGTCGGCGACCGCTGGACCCTGCTGATCGTCCGCGAACTCCTGGCCGGCCCGCGCCGCTACACGGACCTGCACGCCGACCTGCCGGGCGTGAGCACCGACGTCCTCGCCTCCCGGCTGAAGGACATGGAGCGCGACGGGCTGACGACGCGGCGCCGACTGCCCCCGCCCGGTGCGGCGTACGTCTACGAACTGACCGGGCGGGGGCGGGAGTTGCTGCCCGTGTTGCAGGCGCTCGGGGACTGGGGGCAGGCCGAGCTGGGCGAGCGGCGGCCCACCGACGCCGTACGGGCGCACTGGTTCGCGTTGCCGCTCCTGAGGGCGCTGGAAGGAGAGGGTCTCGTCGAGGTACGGCTCGAGGAGGGCGACTTCCATCTGTACCTCGGCGCCGAGGAGGGGCCCGTGTACGGCGACGGTCCCGCTCCGGGGGAGCCCGACGCCCGGCTGGTCCTGGACACGGCCACGTGCACGGCTGTGGGCCGTGGGGAGTTGAGCGTGGTGGACGCGGTGCGGGGCGGGCGTATCGAGGTGACCGGCGAGGGCGCCTTGGCGAAGGCACTGCGGGAGGCCTGAAAAGGCCAGGAGGCCCGCTGAATCGGGCCTCCTGTCGCTCCGTCAGACGCCCGGCGGCACCCGCGACGGTCGTCCCGAGCCTCGCGTCAGCGCATACCCGCCGATCCCAGCGAGAGCGGCCAGCACACCGCCCAGCGCCGTCCACACCCACCGGTCGGACCACCAGCCGGAGGACCAGCCGTCGTCGGGCTCGATGCCGGACAGCACGGCGGAAGTCGGCTCGTCGTCCTCGGACGTGACCGCGATCCCCGGCACCAGCGGCTTGGCCAGCGAGCCGTCGACCGCCGCCGCCCCGCCGATGTCCTCGGAGCCGACGCGGATCTCGGCGTCGACCGGGAGGCCCAGGTCGGAGGTGGCCAGATCCACGACCGTCAGCCGGACGTAGTACGTCCCCGGCAGCGGGTCGTTGGCCCATGGCTCCGACCACGCACGCACCGTGCGCAGCACGCAGGTCAGCTCCACGGCGGCGGAGCCGGACGCGGCGGTGCGCGTCTGTGCCCCGTACTGGCAGGCCTGGCGGCGGCGCAGACCGTCGTACACGTCGATCTGCCAGGTCTCGGCGGCGTGCGTGTCCGGCAGCTTCACCGTCGCCTCGACGGTGGGGCGCTGTCCGGCGTCCGCGGGGAACGACCAGTACAGGTAGTCGCCCGCGGAGCCGTTCGCCGTGGCCGTCTGCCCCTGGTCGATCTCGGTCGCCGTACGGAAGGACGTGCCCGCCGCGGTGGGTGACCCGTCAGCCCCGCCGTCCGCCGAAGGGGACGGTGAGGAGTCGGCCACGGCCGGGGAGACCGCCAGTCCGAGCATGAGCAGGGCAGCGCTCAACACGCATGTGATCCGCATCAGTTGGTCCTCCAGACCGCGACCCGCCAGCGCGACAGCCAGCCCCACAGCACACCGGCCAGGAAGCCGGTGAGGATCAGCGCGCCGAGCAGCCACCAGCCGCGACCGAGGCCGAAGGAGGCCACGTCACTCGCCGCCGACGGCCCGTCCACGACGTCGACGGTCAGCTCCAGCGGCAGACCCGGCGTCGTCTTCACGCCGGACGCCGCCGAGAAGGAGTGGGTGACCTGGAGGCACACCGTCTCGGCGGTGGCCTCCTCGTCGTCGCTCTCCGCCTTCGGGTATCGCAGACCCGTCGACATCACGTCCGTACGGCCGTTGCCCGCCGCCTCGCCGCGCACGATCTCCCGGTCGTGGACCGTGACGGCCCGCAGCAGCACGCCGTACGACGGGTTCACGGCCCGGTCCGCCGACACGCTCACCGAGGCGCGCAGCTCCTGCCCGGGCTCCACGTCCACGCGGTACCAGCGCTGCTGCCCGAACTCCTCGCGGTCGGTGTACAGACCGGACTTCAGACCCGGCGCCTTCGCACACTCGTCCGCACCCTCCGTGGCCACCGGCGTCACCACCGGATCGGCCGCCCGGTCCACCAACTGGTTGACGCGGTCGGTGAGTTCGTCGGTGTGCTCCACCGAGGTGTACGTCCCGCCGGTCGCCTCCGCGATGCAGCTGAGCTGCTGCCGCATCTTGGTGTTGGGGACCAGGCCGAGGGTGTCGATGGTCAGGCCGATGCCCTTGGCCGCGATCTCGCGGGCCACCTCGCACGGGTCCAGCGGGGCGCAGGTGTCCTCGCCGTCGCTGATCAGCACGATGCGCTTGGAGCCGGTGCCGCCGTCCAGGTCGTCGGCGGCCTTGAGCAGGGCGGGGCCGATCGGCGTCCAGCCCGTGGGCGTGAGGGTCGCCACCGCCGTCTTGGCCTCGGTGCGGTCCAGCGGGCCGACCGGGTAGAGCTGCGCGGTGTCCTCGCAGCCCGTCTTCCGGTCGTCGCCGGGGTAGTTGGCGCCGAGGGTCCGGATGCCGAGCCGGACTTCTTCGGGTGTCGCGTCCAGCACCTCGTTGAAGGCCTGCTTCGCCGCGGCCATCCGGGACTGGCCGTCGATGTCCCGGGCCCGCATGGAACCGCTCACGTCGAGGACGAGGTCGACCTTCGGCGCGTCCTCGCCCGTGGGTTCGCCGGCGGCCGCCGCGACCGGGAAGGCCAACCCGGCCGTCAAGGCGGCGAGCAGGGCGCACACTCCTGCCGCCAGCCGTTGTCTTGTGATCATCGGCGGATCTTATGGATCAAGTGGGTCCCGCTCCAAAACGGCTGCTCAGTGCAGCGGATTGGGCAGGTCGGTCCACTGGTCCCCGGGGGTGCCCGGGGAGAGCCGCATGAGCGTCAACGCCTTGGCGGGCAGCCGGTCTTCGAGCAGTGCGAGGAGGTCCGGGGTGCGCGGAAGGTCCGGTACGGCCGTCTCCAGCGCCGCCCGTAGCGCCGGCGCCGAACCCGCCGTACCCGCGAGGGCCCCGGCCACCATCGACCCGAACAGCTTGCGCCGCAGGGTCGTTTCGTCGTCCGTGACGATCCGGCCGGTCAGCTCCGGGACCGGGATGCCGTGCCGGGCCAGCCGGGCGGGGCTGATCCGGATGTCGGCGAGGTCGCGGTAGACCAGCCGCAGCGGGGCGCCCGACGTGGACAGGACGACCAGAAGGTTCTGGCCGTGTGCCTCCAGGGCCACGCCCAGGTCCAGCAGTCGCAGGCCGACCGTGAGGGCGAGCCGGGCGAAGTCGGCGAGCCAGGCGGGGGAGTCGGGCAGCTCCGTGGTGGCGAGGGCCGCCACCGGCACGACCCGCTCACCGCGCTCCGTGGCCGCGTACACCTGCGGCGACTCCCGCAAGACCGCCGCCAGATCGGGGGAGTCGGCCGTGACCGCGCCCAGCGTGCGGGTGACGTGCAGCAGGCCGTCCATGCGGGCCGCCAGCGTCTGCGCGAACGCCGAGAGGGTCGCGGACAGGCCGATCGAGTACGCCGAGATGTCCCGCACGGACGAGGTCAGCCGCGCGCTGAGCGCGGTCTTGACATGCGGTCCGTCCGGTAGGGCCAACGTACGCAGAGACATCAACGGATGCGCGTCGAGCCCCCTGTCACCGGAGCGCTTGAGCACATGCTCCGCCTGCCACGGATGCACCGGCATCAGCAGCCGTTCCCCCTCCCGCAGCGCCTCCGGCCACGCGCCCGTCACCAGGCACTCGCCCGCCGGGACCGGCACCAGCCCCAGCCGCACCAGCGGCCCGTGCTCGGGGCCGTAGGCGAGCTGCTCCGCCACCGAGAAGCCGGGCCGGGCACGGCAGTTGGGATGGAACGGATGCCCGTCGACCACCCGCTGCTCCCACTCCCAGTCCCTCGCCGGCCACTCTTTCGAGTGCGGTCGCCGTCCGGCCCGGGACAGCGCCAACGAGGCGACACTGTGGCCGAGTTCGGCGGCGAGGCCGCTGCCGTGCGGTACGGCGAGATCGGTCATCAGCCGCGCCGGATCGTCGTACGCCACGTCGTCGAGCCGTAGGGCGGTGACGTACGCGGAGGTGGCGTACGGGTCCGGGTGCGGACCGTGCAGCCGGCGGCCGTCCGAAAGGCGCAGGGCGAGTCCCTCCCGGCCGGCCGTGCG
The nucleotide sequence above comes from Streptomyces sp. NL15-2K. Encoded proteins:
- a CDS encoding MFS transporter, translating into MTSLTESPTRTRPAHRTYSRWASLVVLCAGALMTILDGNIVTVAMPAVQNDLGFSGPGLAWVVNAYLIPFGGLLLLAGRLGDLVGRKRMFTAGLAVFTAASVLCGVATSQGMLIAARALQGVGGAMTSAVVLGMLVALFPEPREQARAIAVFSAVGAAGGALGTFLGGALTQALSWHWIFLINLPIGIVAWLAALRILAPDSGEGLDRGADYPGAALVTGALMLTVYAIVGAGDLTATLLLAALALALFVAFTLRQARAARPLLRLRLFGSRLLTGANAVQVLMIATMYGFQFIGALYLQRVLGYGELATGTAFLPAPVAIGVLMLGLSARTVGRFGAYRVLLAGLALTAVGMALLSRAPADGSYVTDVLPPMLLLAAGFAAAMPALTGLAMSGAREEDAGLASGLFNTTQVVGGSLGLAVLSVLAASRTEGLPAGGAESVAATAEGYQLAFRVATVIAVGALVLAAGVLRPRSGVRD
- a CDS encoding helix-turn-helix domain-containing protein codes for the protein MSQRNTGVTPQVVNAHACPVREVLDRVSGKWSVQILVAAAHGPIRFTELERGIEGISRRMLTRTLRGLERDGLVTRVVHPTVPPKVEYELTPVARELHETLQRLTDWAERNRVYIAESRAAYDGEREPVSVYRAL
- a CDS encoding acyl-CoA thioesterase; the protein is MSEPFSVPVTVRGYETDVLGHLNQSVYLNYAEHARWSLLQAAGISQAGLIAKGVGPVALETTLRFQRELLAGDEVEVTCGFQWGDGKTFRIQQTIRKTDGTVAAEITAVGGLLDLRERRLVADPRDCFKELAADPSLFGL
- a CDS encoding pyridoxal phosphate-dependent aminotransferase gives rise to the protein MEFRQSSKLSEVCYEIRGPVIEHANALEEAGHSVLRLNTGNPALFGFEAPEEILQDMIRMLPQAHGYTDSRGILSARRAVAQRYQTLGLEVGVDDVFLGNGVSELVSMAVQTLVEDGDEILIPAPDFPLWTAVTTLAGGKAVHYLCDEQADWYPDLDDMASKITDRTKAVVIINPNNPTGAVYPKEIIEGILDLARRHGLMVFADEIYDQILYDDAVHHSVAALAPDLVVLTFCGLSKTYRVAGFRSGWLVITGPRQHAKNYLEGLTMLASMRLCANAPAQYAIQAALGGRQSIRELTTPGGRLREQRDVAWEKLNEIPGVSCVKPKGALYAFPRLDPKVHKIHDDEKFVLDLLLREKIQVVQGTGFNWPTPDHFRILTLPYADDLEAAIGRIGRFLSGYRQ
- a CDS encoding helix-turn-helix domain-containing protein, giving the protein MSPRRSYDQYCSAARALDVVGDRWTLLIVRELLAGPRRYTDLHADLPGVSTDVLASRLKDMERDGLTTRRRLPPPGAAYVYELTGRGRELLPVLQALGDWGQAELGERRPTDAVRAHWFALPLLRALEGEGLVEVRLEEGDFHLYLGAEEGPVYGDGPAPGEPDARLVLDTATCTAVGRGELSVVDAVRGGRIEVTGEGALAKALREA
- a CDS encoding VWA domain-containing protein; the protein is MITRQRLAAGVCALLAALTAGLAFPVAAAAGEPTGEDAPKVDLVLDVSGSMRARDIDGQSRMAAAKQAFNEVLDATPEEVRLGIRTLGANYPGDDRKTGCEDTAQLYPVGPLDRTEAKTAVATLTPTGWTPIGPALLKAADDLDGGTGSKRIVLISDGEDTCAPLDPCEVAREIAAKGIGLTIDTLGLVPNTKMRQQLSCIAEATGGTYTSVEHTDELTDRVNQLVDRAADPVVTPVATEGADECAKAPGLKSGLYTDREEFGQQRWYRVDVEPGQELRASVSVSADRAVNPSYGVLLRAVTVHDREIVRGEAAGNGRTDVMSTGLRYPKAESDDEEATAETVCLQVTHSFSAASGVKTTPGLPLELTVDVVDGPSAASDVASFGLGRGWWLLGALILTGFLAGVLWGWLSRWRVAVWRTN
- a CDS encoding IucA/IucC family siderophore biosynthesis protein — encoded protein: MHRPSTAEAEVAEELAAVRPGLVPRYTAALPGARAAVLTRLWRALAHEPLPWVASRTAGREGLALRLSDGRRLHGPHPDPYATSAYVTALRLDDVAYDDPARLMTDLAVPHGSGLAAELGHSVASLALSRAGRRPHSKEWPARDWEWEQRVVDGHPFHPNCRARPGFSVAEQLAYGPEHGPLVRLGLVPVPAGECLVTGAWPEALREGERLLMPVHPWQAEHVLKRSGDRGLDAHPLMSLRTLALPDGPHVKTALSARLTSSVRDISAYSIGLSATLSAFAQTLAARMDGLLHVTRTLGAVTADSPDLAAVLRESPQVYAATERGERVVPVAALATTELPDSPAWLADFARLALTVGLRLLDLGVALEAHGQNLLVVLSTSGAPLRLVYRDLADIRISPARLARHGIPVPELTGRIVTDDETTLRRKLFGSMVAGALAGTAGSAPALRAALETAVPDLPRTPDLLALLEDRLPAKALTLMRLSPGTPGDQWTDLPNPLH